From a region of the Toxotes jaculatrix isolate fToxJac2 chromosome 7, fToxJac2.pri, whole genome shotgun sequence genome:
- the slc35d2 gene encoding UDP-N-acetylglucosamine/UDP-glucose/GDP-mannose transporter isoform X1 translates to MSAKACQDTAEHSGLLKLFSAVFYAGSSFLITVVNKTVLTSFRFPSYMCLGIGQMITTLVVLYAAKRSKTVQFQDFDRSIFLKVSISHLSKILPHLSFLFIHFSTIQHCMPLFSCQIFPLPLLYVGNHITGLASTKKLSLPMFTVLRKFTILMTMILEVYILRKTFPKRLVYSVVAIVLGAMVAASSDLAFDVEGYTFILLNDAFTAASSVYTKKKLGIEGLGKYGVLFYNALIIVIPTLLASALTGDLHQAVTFEDWVKATFIFCFLMSCFMGFVLMYSIVLCSYYNSALTTTVVGAIKNVAVAYVGIFVGGDYLFSWTNFLGLSICMSGGLVYSYFTFNSKSSGNKTEGAQELKIEIAEGSTGSNSTN, encoded by the exons ATGTCTGCTAAAGCCTGTCAGGACACAGCTGAACACTCCGGGCTGCTCAAGTTGTTCTCCGCCGTGTTTTACGCCGGCAGTTCGTTTCTGATCACGGTGGTGAATAAAACCGTCCTGACCAGCTTCAG GTTTCCCTCCTACATGTGTCTGGGAATTGGCCAG ATGATCACCACCCTCGTTGTCCTTTATGCTGCCAAACGGAGCAAAACAGTCCAGTTTCAAGATTTTGACAGAAGCATTTTCTTAAAAGTAAGCATTTCTCATTTGTCAAAAATTCTTCCtcatctttcatttttatttattcatttttccaCTATACAACACTGCATGCCTTTATTTTCTTGCCAGATTTTCCCTCTTCCTTTGCTGTATGTTGGGAACCATATAACAGGACTGGCCAGCACCAAAAAACTCAG TTTACCCATGTTTACAGTGTTACGGAAATTCACCATACTGATGACAATGATCTTGGAAGTATATATACTAAG aaaaacatttccaaaacGTCTTGTCTACAGTGTTGTAGCCATAGTTCTTGGTGCCATGGTTGCTGCAAG TTCTGACTTGGCCTTCGATGTGGAGGGCTACACTTTCATCCTGCTAAATGATGCCTTCACTGCTGCCAGCAGTGTGTACACTAAGAAGAAGCTCGGCATTGAG GGCCTTGGGAAGTATGGTGTCTTATTTTACAATGCACTGATCATTGTTATCCCCACTCTCTTGGCAAGTGCATTAACTGGAGATTTGCACCAG GCAGTCACGTTTGAGGACTGGGTTAAAgccacatttattttttgtttcctcatgTCCTGCTTCATGGG gtttgtgCTGATGTATTCCATAGTCCTATGCAGCTATTACAACTCCGCACTTACTACCACAGTAGTTGGGGCAATAAAG AATGTTGCAGTAGCCTATGTTGGCATATTTGTGGGAGGAGACTACCTGTTCTCTTGGACTAACTTCCTAGGCCTCAGCATTTG CATGTCAGGTGGACTCGTGTACTCATATTTCACCTTTAACAGCAAATCATCTGGAAATAAGACAGAAGGAGCACAAGAGCTGAAGATTGAAATTGCAGAAGGTTCAACAGGGAGCAACTCTACTAACTAA
- the znf367 gene encoding zinc finger protein 367: MADSKHPHVIFCNDSPKRVLVSVIKTTPIKPRKAEALTPTSPGFSDFMVYPWKWGENAHNVTLSPGSVSGASSPTGTQTAREADTAPSPDQIKDGIRRGRPRADTVRELISEGETSSSRIRCNICNRVFPREKSLQAHKRTHTGERPYLCDYPNCGKAFVQSGQLKTHQRLHTGEKPFVCSEKGCGNRFTHANRHCPKHPFSRLKREEPKEGLGKAQSVDNKAVAEWLAKYWRTREQRAPTTTKAKPQGKARAEDQEQQDPMEFLQSDEENGEEEETAEDEKGSQGGAAKRRLQEQRERLHGALALIELANNLSA; this comes from the exons ATGGCCGACAGCAAGCACCCGCATGTTATTTTCTGCAACGACTCTCCCAAGAGAGTTTTGGTGTCCGTCATTAAGACCACCCCGATCAAACCCAGGAAAGCGGAGGCCCTGACACCGACAAGCCCTGGTTTCAGCGACTTCATGGTCTACCCGTGGAAATGGGGTGAGAACGCCCACAACGTGACTCTGAGCCCGGGCTCAGTGAGCGGGGCTTCGTCCCCTACCGGGACTCAGACGGCCAGAGAAGCGGACACGGCTCCCTCACCTGACCAgatcaag GATGGTATCCGCAGAGGTCGTCCACGGGCTGACACTGTGCGGGAGCTGATAAGCGAGGGGGAGACCTCATCCAGCCGTATCCGCTGTAACATCTGCAACCGAGTGTTTCCCAGAGAGAAGTCTCTCCAGGCTCataagaggacacacacag gagagAGGCCCTATCTCTGCGACTACCCAAACTGCGGGAAGGCGTTTGTCCAGAGTGGCCAGCTGAAGACACACCAGCGGCTGCACACCGGGGAAAAACCCTTTGTCTGCTCAGAGAAAg gATGTGGTAATCGGTTTACCCATGCCAACCGTCATTGCCCCAAGCATCCTTTCTCACGTCTGAAGAGGGAGGAACCAAAGGAGGGCCTGGGGAAGGCCCAGTCTGTGGATAACAAGGCTGTGGCAGAGTGGCTGGCAAA GTATTGGCGAACCCGCGAGCAGCGCGCCCCTACGACCACCAAGGCGAAGCCACAGGGCAAGGCAAGAGCGGAGGACCAGGAGCAGCAGGATCCCATGGAGTTTCTCCAGTCCGATGAAGAAAAcggggaagaggaagagaccGCAGAGGACGAAAAGGGTAGCCAGGGAGGAGCCGCCAAGCGCCGCCTCCAGGAGCAACGAGAGCGTCTCCACGGTGCTCTGGCGCTCATTGAGCTGGCCAACAACCTGTCTGCCTGA
- the ubox5 gene encoding RING finger protein 37 isoform X2: MVVNLCLPHFYTTVHCNKLCADGYDVTNLVSADPALRRRGFKLEYFLRPPVQVTLKFGFQVELCRVDVELWPWGMDRGQASKRLEISTSSDPLPSHNFGQGHKQVQQKEQQMQVKDQNEQNKKNEQESDSTSHQSNGHQWSLQAQQWGEETLDGRRHKGHAYKRQMTKEHAQTNAESSQPEPEFRLVGRCELREETQACFSRSNFSPRPPFLAPPPPQPANCRQEELWNRGLLSLGAVTQLRVTVPFGGAASALGLKALSVWGQPARCCPAEEVERIKRIHEASERRLPRPVFFAPSARQNKQPLQATTPPSVSIPEEFLDPITQEVMTLPMLLPSGVSVDNTTLEEYQKREATWGRAPNDPFTGVSFTSTSQPLPNPQLKTRIDHFLLQRGEVRRHGMLGRQGKGENPQVSRLIPSKVDRQSQNSPCLSKSSINNADTQCDAGTRNSERTTHIEDKGLGHSSNSGSHASNSQPLSTDRKSELDRMKKRDLSGISKESTEDLTTEKHLLPQTKRPRNDTVAVPSCSSHEQRLSASLDEALFSALQGRPSFTSNLSQQRQVTPRSELSNTTQQRQSSSNPNSCTGEKTCSSCSCSVSVYSTSASSTYRLTCGHLLCRACLQRQSHPLSSVTAVTSGHILCPTCENSTPRSDIMRVHH; encoded by the exons ATGGTTGTGAATCTCTGTCTGCCACACTTTTATACGACAGTTCACTGCAATAAG ctgtgtgcagATGGCTATGATGTCACAAACCTTGTGTCAGCTGACCCTGCTCTCCGGAGGCGGGGCTTCAAGCTGGAGTACTTTCTGCGTCCACCTGTTCAG GTGACGTTGAAGTTCGGCTTCCAAGTGGAGCTGTGCAGGGTGGATGTAGAGCTGTGGCCCTGGGGTATGGACCGAGGACAGGCCAGCAAGAGACTGGAGATCAGCACCAGCTCTGATCCGCTGCCTTCTCACAATTTTGGTCAAGGCCACAAACAGGTTCAGCAAAAGGAACAGCAGATGCAAGTAAAGGACCAGaatgaacagaacaaaaaaaatgagcaaGAGTCGGACAGTACATCTCACCAGAGTAATGGCCACCAGTGGAGTTTACAGGCCCAACAGTGGGGGGAAGAGACTCTAGATGGCCGTCGGCATAAAGGGCATGCATACAAGAGACAGATGACCAAAGAGCACGCTCAAACAAATGCTGAATCCAGCCAACCTGAGCCAGAGTTTAGACTGGTTGGTCGTTGCGAACTCAGAGAGGAAACCCAAGCCTGTTTTTCACGTTCAAATTTTAGTCCCCGGCCCCCGTTCCtcgctccacctcctccacaacCTGCGAACTGTCGGCAGGAGGAGCTGTGGAACCGGGGACTGCTTTCATTGGGCGCTGTGACGCAGCTTCGTGTAACTGTACCATTTGGCGGTGCAGCATCTGCTCTGGGGCTCAAGGCTTTGTCTGTGTGGGGACAACCTGCTCGCTGCTGCCCTGCAGAAGAAGTGGAGAGGATAAAAAGAATCCATGAGGCCAGTGAAAGACGGCTGCCACGACCTGTGTTTTTTGCCCCCTCTGCCaggcaaaacaaacaaccatTGCAAGCAACCACACCTCCAAG TGTTTCCATCCCAGAAGAGTTCCTTGACCCAATAACCCAGGAGGTGATGACGCTGCCTATGCTGCTGCCCAGTGGTGTGTCAGTGGACAACACCACTCTGGAGGAGTACCAGAAAAGGGAAGCCACTTGGGGTCGAGCCCCGAACGACCCCTTCACTGGGGTCTCGTTCACTTCAACCTCCCAGCCACTTCCTAACCCCCAACTGAAAACCCGCATCGACCACTTCCTTCTGCAGAGAGGGGAGGTGAGGAGGCACGGGATGCTGGGGAGACAAGGGAAGGGAGAAAATCCACAAGTCTCGAGACTCATACCCTCCAAGGTAGACAGACAGTCCCAGAACTCTCCATGTCTCAGTAAAAGCTCAATAAACAATGCTGACACTCAATGTGATGCTGGCACTAGAAACTCAGAGAGGACTACACACATAGAAGACAAGGGATTAGGACATTCATCAAATAGTGGGAGTCATGCATCTAACTCCCAGCCTCTTAGTACAGATAGAAAATCAGAGTTAGATAGAATGAAGAAACGGGATCTAAGTGGAATTTCTAAGGAGTCAACAGAAGACTTAACAACTGAGAAACACCTACTACCTCAAACAAAAAGACCAAGAAATGATACAGTTGCAG TCCCCAGCTGCAGCTCCCATGAGCAGCGTTTGTCAGCCAGTCTGGATGAGGCCCTCTTCTCCGCCCTGCAGGGCCGACCCTCCTTCACCTCAAACTTGTCCCAGCAGAGACAGGTTACTCCTCGCTCGGAACTATCGAACACCACACAGCAGCGCCAGAGTTCAAGCAACCCAAACAGCTGCACAG GCGAGAAGACGTGCTCTTCATGTTCGTGTTCGGTCTCTGTTTACTCCACATCTGCATCATCCACCTACCGTCTAACCTGCGGTCACTTGCTCTGCCGTGCCTGCCTACAGAGACAATCACATCCACTCAGCTCTGTTACTGCAGTTACATCCGGTCACATCTTGTGTCCCACCTGCGAAAACTCTACCCCACGCAGTGACATCATGCGTGTGCATCACTGA
- the ubox5 gene encoding RING finger protein 37 isoform X1, whose product MVVNLCLPHFYTTVHCNKLCADGYDVTNLVSADPALRRRGFKLEYFLRPPVQVTLKFGFQVELCRVDVELWPWGMDRGQASKRLEISTSSDPLPSHNFGQGHKQVQQKEQQMQVKDQNEQNKKNEQESDSTSHQSNGHQWSLQAQQWGEETLDGRRHKGHAYKRQMTKEHAQTNAESSQPEPEFRLVGRCELREETQACFSRSNFSPRPPFLAPPPPQPANCRQEELWNRGLLSLGAVTQLRVTVPFGGAASALGLKALSVWGQPARCCPAEEVERIKRIHEASERRLPRPVFFAPSARQNKQPLQATTPPSSVSIPEEFLDPITQEVMTLPMLLPSGVSVDNTTLEEYQKREATWGRAPNDPFTGVSFTSTSQPLPNPQLKTRIDHFLLQRGEVRRHGMLGRQGKGENPQVSRLIPSKVDRQSQNSPCLSKSSINNADTQCDAGTRNSERTTHIEDKGLGHSSNSGSHASNSQPLSTDRKSELDRMKKRDLSGISKESTEDLTTEKHLLPQTKRPRNDTVAVPSCSSHEQRLSASLDEALFSALQGRPSFTSNLSQQRQVTPRSELSNTTQQRQSSSNPNSCTGEKTCSSCSCSVSVYSTSASSTYRLTCGHLLCRACLQRQSHPLSSVTAVTSGHILCPTCENSTPRSDIMRVHH is encoded by the exons ATGGTTGTGAATCTCTGTCTGCCACACTTTTATACGACAGTTCACTGCAATAAG ctgtgtgcagATGGCTATGATGTCACAAACCTTGTGTCAGCTGACCCTGCTCTCCGGAGGCGGGGCTTCAAGCTGGAGTACTTTCTGCGTCCACCTGTTCAG GTGACGTTGAAGTTCGGCTTCCAAGTGGAGCTGTGCAGGGTGGATGTAGAGCTGTGGCCCTGGGGTATGGACCGAGGACAGGCCAGCAAGAGACTGGAGATCAGCACCAGCTCTGATCCGCTGCCTTCTCACAATTTTGGTCAAGGCCACAAACAGGTTCAGCAAAAGGAACAGCAGATGCAAGTAAAGGACCAGaatgaacagaacaaaaaaaatgagcaaGAGTCGGACAGTACATCTCACCAGAGTAATGGCCACCAGTGGAGTTTACAGGCCCAACAGTGGGGGGAAGAGACTCTAGATGGCCGTCGGCATAAAGGGCATGCATACAAGAGACAGATGACCAAAGAGCACGCTCAAACAAATGCTGAATCCAGCCAACCTGAGCCAGAGTTTAGACTGGTTGGTCGTTGCGAACTCAGAGAGGAAACCCAAGCCTGTTTTTCACGTTCAAATTTTAGTCCCCGGCCCCCGTTCCtcgctccacctcctccacaacCTGCGAACTGTCGGCAGGAGGAGCTGTGGAACCGGGGACTGCTTTCATTGGGCGCTGTGACGCAGCTTCGTGTAACTGTACCATTTGGCGGTGCAGCATCTGCTCTGGGGCTCAAGGCTTTGTCTGTGTGGGGACAACCTGCTCGCTGCTGCCCTGCAGAAGAAGTGGAGAGGATAAAAAGAATCCATGAGGCCAGTGAAAGACGGCTGCCACGACCTGTGTTTTTTGCCCCCTCTGCCaggcaaaacaaacaaccatTGCAAGCAACCACACCTCCAAG CAGTGTTTCCATCCCAGAAGAGTTCCTTGACCCAATAACCCAGGAGGTGATGACGCTGCCTATGCTGCTGCCCAGTGGTGTGTCAGTGGACAACACCACTCTGGAGGAGTACCAGAAAAGGGAAGCCACTTGGGGTCGAGCCCCGAACGACCCCTTCACTGGGGTCTCGTTCACTTCAACCTCCCAGCCACTTCCTAACCCCCAACTGAAAACCCGCATCGACCACTTCCTTCTGCAGAGAGGGGAGGTGAGGAGGCACGGGATGCTGGGGAGACAAGGGAAGGGAGAAAATCCACAAGTCTCGAGACTCATACCCTCCAAGGTAGACAGACAGTCCCAGAACTCTCCATGTCTCAGTAAAAGCTCAATAAACAATGCTGACACTCAATGTGATGCTGGCACTAGAAACTCAGAGAGGACTACACACATAGAAGACAAGGGATTAGGACATTCATCAAATAGTGGGAGTCATGCATCTAACTCCCAGCCTCTTAGTACAGATAGAAAATCAGAGTTAGATAGAATGAAGAAACGGGATCTAAGTGGAATTTCTAAGGAGTCAACAGAAGACTTAACAACTGAGAAACACCTACTACCTCAAACAAAAAGACCAAGAAATGATACAGTTGCAG TCCCCAGCTGCAGCTCCCATGAGCAGCGTTTGTCAGCCAGTCTGGATGAGGCCCTCTTCTCCGCCCTGCAGGGCCGACCCTCCTTCACCTCAAACTTGTCCCAGCAGAGACAGGTTACTCCTCGCTCGGAACTATCGAACACCACACAGCAGCGCCAGAGTTCAAGCAACCCAAACAGCTGCACAG GCGAGAAGACGTGCTCTTCATGTTCGTGTTCGGTCTCTGTTTACTCCACATCTGCATCATCCACCTACCGTCTAACCTGCGGTCACTTGCTCTGCCGTGCCTGCCTACAGAGACAATCACATCCACTCAGCTCTGTTACTGCAGTTACATCCGGTCACATCTTGTGTCCCACCTGCGAAAACTCTACCCCACGCAGTGACATCATGCGTGTGCATCACTGA
- the slc35d2 gene encoding UDP-N-acetylglucosamine/UDP-glucose/GDP-mannose transporter isoform X2 yields the protein MSAKACQDTAEHSGLLKLFSAVFYAGSSFLITVVNKTVLTSFRFPSYMCLGIGQMITTLVVLYAAKRSKTVQFQDFDRSIFLKIFPLPLLYVGNHITGLASTKKLSLPMFTVLRKFTILMTMILEVYILRKTFPKRLVYSVVAIVLGAMVAASSDLAFDVEGYTFILLNDAFTAASSVYTKKKLGIEGLGKYGVLFYNALIIVIPTLLASALTGDLHQAVTFEDWVKATFIFCFLMSCFMGFVLMYSIVLCSYYNSALTTTVVGAIKNVAVAYVGIFVGGDYLFSWTNFLGLSICMSGGLVYSYFTFNSKSSGNKTEGAQELKIEIAEGSTGSNSTN from the exons ATGTCTGCTAAAGCCTGTCAGGACACAGCTGAACACTCCGGGCTGCTCAAGTTGTTCTCCGCCGTGTTTTACGCCGGCAGTTCGTTTCTGATCACGGTGGTGAATAAAACCGTCCTGACCAGCTTCAG GTTTCCCTCCTACATGTGTCTGGGAATTGGCCAG ATGATCACCACCCTCGTTGTCCTTTATGCTGCCAAACGGAGCAAAACAGTCCAGTTTCAAGATTTTGACAGAAGCATTTTCTTAAAA ATTTTCCCTCTTCCTTTGCTGTATGTTGGGAACCATATAACAGGACTGGCCAGCACCAAAAAACTCAG TTTACCCATGTTTACAGTGTTACGGAAATTCACCATACTGATGACAATGATCTTGGAAGTATATATACTAAG aaaaacatttccaaaacGTCTTGTCTACAGTGTTGTAGCCATAGTTCTTGGTGCCATGGTTGCTGCAAG TTCTGACTTGGCCTTCGATGTGGAGGGCTACACTTTCATCCTGCTAAATGATGCCTTCACTGCTGCCAGCAGTGTGTACACTAAGAAGAAGCTCGGCATTGAG GGCCTTGGGAAGTATGGTGTCTTATTTTACAATGCACTGATCATTGTTATCCCCACTCTCTTGGCAAGTGCATTAACTGGAGATTTGCACCAG GCAGTCACGTTTGAGGACTGGGTTAAAgccacatttattttttgtttcctcatgTCCTGCTTCATGGG gtttgtgCTGATGTATTCCATAGTCCTATGCAGCTATTACAACTCCGCACTTACTACCACAGTAGTTGGGGCAATAAAG AATGTTGCAGTAGCCTATGTTGGCATATTTGTGGGAGGAGACTACCTGTTCTCTTGGACTAACTTCCTAGGCCTCAGCATTTG CATGTCAGGTGGACTCGTGTACTCATATTTCACCTTTAACAGCAAATCATCTGGAAATAAGACAGAAGGAGCACAAGAGCTGAAGATTGAAATTGCAGAAGGTTCAACAGGGAGCAACTCTACTAACTAA
- the slc35d2 gene encoding UDP-N-acetylglucosamine/UDP-glucose/GDP-mannose transporter isoform X3 → MSAKACQDTAEHSGLLKLFSAVFYAGSSFLITVVNKTVLTSFRFPSYMCLGIGQMITTLVVLYAAKRSKTVQFQDFDRSIFLKIFPLPLLYVGNHITGLASTKKLSLPMFTVLRKFTILMTMILEVYILSVVAIVLGAMVAASSDLAFDVEGYTFILLNDAFTAASSVYTKKKLGIEGLGKYGVLFYNALIIVIPTLLASALTGDLHQAVTFEDWVKATFIFCFLMSCFMGFVLMYSIVLCSYYNSALTTTVVGAIKNVAVAYVGIFVGGDYLFSWTNFLGLSICMSGGLVYSYFTFNSKSSGNKTEGAQELKIEIAEGSTGSNSTN, encoded by the exons ATGTCTGCTAAAGCCTGTCAGGACACAGCTGAACACTCCGGGCTGCTCAAGTTGTTCTCCGCCGTGTTTTACGCCGGCAGTTCGTTTCTGATCACGGTGGTGAATAAAACCGTCCTGACCAGCTTCAG GTTTCCCTCCTACATGTGTCTGGGAATTGGCCAG ATGATCACCACCCTCGTTGTCCTTTATGCTGCCAAACGGAGCAAAACAGTCCAGTTTCAAGATTTTGACAGAAGCATTTTCTTAAAA ATTTTCCCTCTTCCTTTGCTGTATGTTGGGAACCATATAACAGGACTGGCCAGCACCAAAAAACTCAG TTTACCCATGTTTACAGTGTTACGGAAATTCACCATACTGATGACAATGATCTTGGAAGTATATATACTAAG TGTTGTAGCCATAGTTCTTGGTGCCATGGTTGCTGCAAG TTCTGACTTGGCCTTCGATGTGGAGGGCTACACTTTCATCCTGCTAAATGATGCCTTCACTGCTGCCAGCAGTGTGTACACTAAGAAGAAGCTCGGCATTGAG GGCCTTGGGAAGTATGGTGTCTTATTTTACAATGCACTGATCATTGTTATCCCCACTCTCTTGGCAAGTGCATTAACTGGAGATTTGCACCAG GCAGTCACGTTTGAGGACTGGGTTAAAgccacatttattttttgtttcctcatgTCCTGCTTCATGGG gtttgtgCTGATGTATTCCATAGTCCTATGCAGCTATTACAACTCCGCACTTACTACCACAGTAGTTGGGGCAATAAAG AATGTTGCAGTAGCCTATGTTGGCATATTTGTGGGAGGAGACTACCTGTTCTCTTGGACTAACTTCCTAGGCCTCAGCATTTG CATGTCAGGTGGACTCGTGTACTCATATTTCACCTTTAACAGCAAATCATCTGGAAATAAGACAGAAGGAGCACAAGAGCTGAAGATTGAAATTGCAGAAGGTTCAACAGGGAGCAACTCTACTAACTAA
- the LOC121184550 gene encoding vasopressin-neurophysin 2-copeptin: MPHSLFPLCVLGLLALSSACYIQNCPRGGKRALPETGIRQCMSCGPGDRGRCFGPSICCGEGLGCLLGSPETTHCVEENYLLTPCQAGGRPCGSEGGRCATSGLCCNSEGCAVDSECLGETEASDPAHGSAGSSPTELLLRLLHVATRGQTEY; encoded by the exons ATGCCTCACTCCTTGTTCCCGCTGTGCGTCCTGGGACTCCTCGCCCTCTCCTCCGCCTGCTACATCCAGAACTGCCCCCGAGGAGGGAAACGAGCGCTTCCGGAGACTGGGATCAGACAG TGCATGTCCTGTGGACCCGGAGACAGGGGTCGCTGCTTCGGCCCCAGTATCTGCTGCGGGGAGGGCCTTGGCTGCCTGCTGGGCTCCCCAGAAACAACTCACTGTGTGGAGGAAAACTACCTGCTCACCCCGTGCCAGGCAGGAGGGAGACCCTGTGGATCTGAGGGAGGTCGCTGCGCTACTTCAGGACTCTGCTGTAACTCAG AGGGCTGTGCAGTGGACTCTGAGTGCCTTGGGGAGACAGAGGCCTCAGATCCAGCCCATGGCTCTGCAGGGAGCTCgcccacagagctgctgctccgcctgctgcacGTGGCCACCAGAGGACAGACTGAGTACTGA